In Labeo rohita strain BAU-BD-2019 chromosome 8, IGBB_LRoh.1.0, whole genome shotgun sequence, the genomic window GCTGCCGCTGTCCTTCTCCGTGTCGGACTCTCCGTCCTCTTCCAGAGTCAGTTCAAACTGGAACTTCTCCTGGCCGGCGGTGCGGCGGCCCTCGCTGCTGGTGTCCAGCGCTGGAGAGGGGCTCTGGGGGATGGTGCTCTGGTACCACTCCCTGTTGTCCTCCAGCGTGTCCAAGATGTCCTGGGCATCTGGGTGCACCAGGTCTGCCCACGTCTCCCACAGTGGGTGCACGATGTAATCGATAAAGCCCACCtagagaaaaaagagagaggaacgattttttaaaacttttctaactgatccaaCTTATGGTTTTtataaaccagactatcaaaaccaccaaaaatcccatagacctTCAGTGAGGGGGTCaaaacttttgtacagtaaGACTTGTGTACTTAAGCTGTCTATTGCTATAGCAAAGATCAACAACTCCCTACTGAAAaaatcagctaaaaccagcctaagatgattaattgttttggctggttttaaagtggttttggccacttgttagctggtcaagctgggagACCCGCTAAAAGACCAACCAAGCCTAAACTAGCTATTTTAGCTCAAACCAGCTAAAATGAGGcaaccagcctaagctgattttagctgtttttaacaggttttttttactgaatcaactgtttttagctttttttttttaccaaattaacatagaaacattctaacaacatgctaataacatgataatcatgctaaaaacatggtaacaagctagtaacttggtaatcatgccagaatcatgctagtaacttgctaatcatgctaacaacatgctaataacatgctaatcatgcaagaaacgTTAGTAACTTGATATTCAAGCTaacaaacatgctagtaacatgctaatcatggtaacatgattatcatgctagaaacatgctaacaacatgctagtaacttgctaatcatgctaacaacatgctaataacatgctaatcatgcaagaaacgTTAGTAACTTGATATTCAAGCTaacaaacatgctagtaacatgctaatcatggtaacatgattatcatgctagaaacatgctaacaacatgctaataacaagTTAATCATGCAAGAAACGCTAGTAACTTGATATTCAAGCTaacaaacatgctaacaacatgctagtaacttgctaatcatactaacaacatgctaataacaagttaatcatgcaagaaacaaGCTAGtgacctgctaatcatgctaacaacatgctaataacaagtaaatcatgcaagaaacatgctagtaacttgatattcatgctagcaacatgctagttacatgctaatatgctagaatcatgctagcaagaTGTTAGTAACCTGCtagtcatgttaacaacatgctagtaacatgctaatcatgctagaaacactctagcaatatgctaatcatgccagaatcatgttagtaagttgctaataatgctaacaagttaataaattgctaatcatgctagaatcatgctagcaaaaggctagcaacatgctaaatcatgctagagacatgctaattcatgttaaatcatgctagcaacagactagtaacatgctattcATGCTGGCAAgaatgttaataacatgctagtaagttcctaataatgctagaatcatgctagaaacatgctaagaacatgctaaatcatgctagtgacatgctaattcATCATAAATCGTtctagcaaaatgttaattcatcTTAAATCATACTAGCTACATGTTAATTCAtcttaaatcatgctagcaaaatggcTAAAACcttgctaaatcatgctaacaacatgtctGCCCACTCTGTCCCAAACTTCAATTTCAACAATTAAACTCAAACTTTAAGCTTTCAGAcaaggctttctcaagccaacttcaaagttcatctgcaaactttactcatctagtttaatagttttattgagcaattaaattgattaaaagtaaagacatttatgatgctacaaaagatttcaattttaaataaatgctgttcttttgaactttctatttatcaataaataaataaaaaaagattgcaACTTTCAAATATTAAGaggcacaactgttttcaacattgataataaatgttttttgcgccgcaaatcagcatattaaaatgatttcagaaagatcatgtgacagtaaagGCTGGATTAAAGGCTGTTAAACATTCAGATTTGCcctcacatgaataaattacattttaaaatatattaaaatataaaactgctATTTTCACAGGTCATCACATAGTagtatatagtaattttattcatcttttttcCACCCTGAGCTGGCTTACCTGGGACTTCTCGACTGATGCGTTGTGCTTGTCGCACATGGGGCTGATCTCCATGCCTCGTTCCCGCTCTCTGTCCCCCTGGCTGAAGAACTCCTCCATGATGCGGTCCGTCCACTGCCTGTACAGCTGCAGCGGCTTTGTGGGGTTACTGAGGTCTGCACAGTGCACCATGTTCTGCAAGACCTGAGATATAGTCAAAATCATTTAGTTATGCATTCAAATGTATATTTGCATTCATTTACatatctacaaaaaaaaaatctgtagcactttataataagtttcacaatgtttctttagtttaaatgtttgttgctatattttaaagggatacttcacccaaaaatgaagattctgtcattaaatactcatgtcgttccaaaccattcatctttttgacacattttgacagcactactatTAATATAAGGACCAACCTGTATCCTGTCAGAGTAGTTGTCCAGCAGTAATACCCCAGAGCTGGTCACCTTTTTGGTCTCCACCATAGTTTTAAGATCCGCCAACAAATTCATGTGCTTAGACATGTCTGTGGCCAGAACCTGGAAAAAAgagggtattttttatttgcaccTATTTTCCCATAAAATTAAAGTTCCCATAAAATTTAGCTCCATATTAAAAGTATCAGTGCaatgaaattgcaaaaaaagtccAACGTGATAAATTATAGCTAACCTATAGAGCAATGACACATTTAACATGGTGACTCACAATGTCAATGACCATCTTGCGAAGCGACTGTCTCTGTTTCTTGGTCAGGTTCTGGAAGATGTCACAGTTCTCTTCCTGCAGCAGTTTAAAACCTACAGCCAGATGATGATTCTCCAACACAGACGAATCATTATACATGAGGGCCAGCTCAGAGTCTGagatggaaagaaaaaaaaaaggaagcatTAATTCTATACGGTACTGTATTTCTTGCTGGACTTTCTATGTATAGCAACCTAAATAATACATTGCAGTTTCACACAAAGCTTCAAAGGAGCGTAAGAGTTGAGTAAATGATATGAACCACTTTCAGGTTGCTTTTTTTGGAGTTTGACCTTTTAGAACTGTGTAAAGATTCATCAAAATGTCCCGTTTGGAGTTCCATGGCTAAAAACAGCAGCATACAGGTATGGAACAACATGCATCCTCTTCATGTGTTCAAGTTCCTGCTGAGCTTATGACAAGCACCACCGGTCCCTCCATTAGTCACTGAGGGGATTTTACCAGCTGTGTGGGCGGGACACGTGAGCTTTGTGAATCACAGACACATGTAGCCCACCTAACACATGCATCCATAGCATGTGAAAATCGCCCGATTGACCGCTTGCTGCACGTGATAAAAGCTTAAACACATATTGATTCCTCTTTGTGCGGGTCTGCTACTTCAAACAACAATGACTGAGCTAAAAGTGGTTCTGAAAAACATGGCACACATGTAAAAGGAAGCAATGTGAATCCTTTTCAGATACAACGGGAATAGGGTTTGCTTTTTTGATTTACTATATGTAGGCTTTTCCCAGTCAACCTGGACCTTGTAtagcaactttacattttaaagtgtaagagaggtcttaaaggaacagttcacccaaaaatggaaatttgctgaacatttactcaccctcaggccagaTGTagatgtttgtttcttcatcgaaacagatttgaagaaatttagcattatatcacttgctcaccaatggaccctttgtagtgaatgggtgccgtcagaacgagcgttaaaacagctaataaaagcatcacaataatccacacgatTCCAGTTCATCAATTAACAAACTGTTGCTAAAATACAATTACTCTATACATATTATTGCTTTctctagtgaaaaagtcatctctGTCTGAATTAGGAGGGAAATATGAAcagatcaaacactgtttataaGCATAAAACAGCCAGAAGCAAccatttaaatcaaaagtcttatatttgtttcttacaaacatgcagatttaatttaagacgttaattgatggactggagacATATGGATCATTTATGGATTactgcaatgtttttatcagctctcattctgacggcacccattcaccgcagaggatccactgtttgagcaagtgatgtaatactaaatttctccaaatatgtTTTGATGAGTAAACAAACtgatcttggatggcctgaaggtgagtaaaatttcagcaagttttcatttttatgtgaactattcctttaatgctaCAGCAGCAAAATAAAGCTAAAGACTTACTAGTGTTAATGAGAAACTGGTTGGAGACGCCAGGATGGTCAACATCATGAATCGCACTGGCAAATATGGCAGCGAGAATTTCAAGGTCTGTAAACACAGCCTGAAAACAACAGACACAGAAAGATTTCTCTAAAACCTCACatcataatgcattttttaataccCAACAGTCAGAAGAAACAGCAGTGCATACTGGGACAGCAGTATCGTACCTCAAGGGCAGGGGTTGATAACAGGACGTGAGTGGATTGTGTGACATCAGCAGCGTGGATGTTGTTGTGATAGGCAACGTCAGCATGGTAATGGTCCTCTAAAGTCATCAGATAGGTGATAAACGTGTCGAGGGGAATTTTAAACGTCTTTAACAAGTCCCTCTCCTACAGCAGAAAGACAACACACATGGTTTGTCCTTGtccttataaaaaaaacattaaagcaaaCTTGAACTTGAGGGAACAAATATTGTAAAAGCATACCTGGAATACTGTGTACATCATAACCGTTAAAGGTCTGTTCCCAGAAAATTCTGACACTTTGAAGACATTAAGGCCCCATTTATTTACATCTTCAAGCTCCTGAAATGACACAAAGTGAAACACATATCGTTAAATTTGCTATATTAACGTTTTCtctaaatcttttatttatagtCGTATCATTTTATACACTACCGttaaaaagtttgtggtcagcaagatttttaaaatgtttttgaaagaagtctcttatgttcaccaaggctacatttattatatcaagaatacagtaaaacagtaatattattactagggctaatcacgattaattgcatatatgtgtgtgtactgtgtgtaattattatgtatatataaatgcacacaaattaatgtatatctttaagagaaatatgttatttatgtacaaaatacttttatttatatataatataaatgatataatgatataatttatattatataaattatactataattatataaattataataaatacatatacatgtaaatatttcttaaatatatacattgtatttatatatgcataataattatacacagtacacacatatatattaggcaaactcaaacgtttattttgtatgcgattaattgtgatgaatcgtttgacagccctaattattactatttaaaatgactgtttttgactttaatatttttaaatgtcatttgtgatggcaaagctgtattttcagcaggcaatacttcagtcttcactgtcacatgatccttcagaaatcataataatatgctGCTttagtgctaaaaaaaaacgttttattttttatcattatcaatgttgaaaacagttgtgctgtttaacatttttgtgcaaacataAAGTTCAAtgtaacagcatttatttaacatagaattttaacattataaatctctcATCTACTTAACATATCctggctattattattattttttaaataattattttaaggtgttattatataaaaattacctTAGCCAGTTCATCCTCTGTTTCAGTTTTAACCCCAAACCGAGGGATGTTAGAGTTGGTAAGGCTGGAACTGTGTGTTAGCTTTTTTACACCACTAATCTGGGACATCGGccttttcttcttctccttttcTTTCTGGGACTGGGGCGATGGCATTTCCACCTCGTGTTGCTTGTCTGGAGAAACAGAAAATGCTCAGAGAAGGTTCTAGAAATCAGAGGAGCTCATGGGTAAAAGCACAGCATGTGCCATAGCAGCCACTGATTTGCAGTTTTGTAAAAGAACAGTAGGCTACGGTCATTTAATGGTCTCACCTGAGCCTGATTTAGCTTTTTAGCTACACAACCGTCAGGCTACAAAGTTGGTGTTGACCTGCTTTTTGCTCAGAATCAGCACTTCAGTCGTCCTAGTTCTTTAAGTTACCCCAAAAATTTCACATTCAGGAGTTGCCCTCTTTCAGTCAAAATGCTTTTCCTCCTGactcatttgttcatttaaaaatgcagtgctCTACACtgaatgtataattttttacagGTTTTTGTGGGACACTCACCTAAGAATGTACTGGAGATGTACTCAGACACCTGGTTACCAGATCGGCTCATCTCTGAGAGGTGAGTCAATTCCCTGTTCAACATCCTCTTGAACTGTTGAgagataaatgaaaaaaatagttttgtgtgtaaatatctggttaaataaatattaaaaaaatgttgtgtaatatGTTTGTGCTATTGTTCAAAACACCCCCGCTTTTATTCACTGCTCTAGACaccattttaccttttttttaattatttaatggacTTTCCCTTGTCAGCTGTGTCGCTATCTGTCGGCAGATATGCCACGGTTTCAAGGCTGAGTCCTCCAAACAACCCAAAACATGAATCCTCTCATACTGTTAAGAATGTCAGGTCAAAACGACCTGCTGGGTCACACCAGATAGACGCCACAATACAAAGTACCTTTTTCCTCGTTTCTAACAAGATTTGCAGACACAAGCTAGAGATGAAAACCACCACATGCTCGAAAATAAACTTGCTAATGTGCGCaaacaaacaactaaaacaGCTCAGCGACAGCACATGATGTGCTGGTGCTTTTTATAGCAGTTTGGTTTAAATAGTGATACAGCCTACACAAAAATAGGAAAGCAAAAACTAGGCATAGAAAAGAGatagaaaaattacaatttaggTTTATACACTTTATGATGAAATggagattttaaatatatatgtgaccctggaccacaaaaccagtcataagtcgaatgggtatatttgtagcaatagccaacaatacactgtatgggtcaaaatgatcgatttttattttatgccaaaaatcattaggatatcaagtaaagatcatgttgcatgaacatattttgtacattttctactgttaatatttctaaacttaatttttgattagtattatgcaCTGCTAAGGAcatcatttagacaactttaaaggcgatattctcagtattttgaGAAATCCAGATCAGAATCCAGAATTTAttcttattcagctttcagatgatgtataaatctgacTGGTATaaatatgactggttttgtggtccagggtcacatataaacataaaaacacaaaaatgccatTAATTAACAAATCAGCTTATTTAGATATGTCTGTCgtcatatgtttttattttacgcAACCTTTGTTCTTTATGTACCCACATACTGAACACCAGTAATAAACAAAAGCAGCCCATCCGACCACATTCCAATGTAAGAATACAGTATTTCATGACTGATTCGCTTACCTTAATGTATCCCCAAGAAACTGACAGCAAATAATTAGCCTCAGGCATTTTGAATGAGTAAGTCCAGATAGCAGATGAGATTAGAAAACACAGGCTGATAGGGAAGACGAACACAAACTGCTCTCAAAGctccatattttttaaatccacCTGGACTAAGGTTATGATATTAGACTAAACCCCATCTGAGAAGTCCAGAAATTCCAGGGCATTCCTTGCGATGGCCGACTCCATTGTTAAGAAACCTGGCAAGATTCCATCTAAGACAGAGGAGGGCGTGAAGGAGCCACGGCATTGTCTGATAGCATCTATTTGTGAGCTGCGTACTCAAACTAAATAGACTGAAAAATGCCTGCGCCTTGGAAGGAAAACATGCCCAGTTAACAGCTTCCAAATAAGGCTGCGTTTCACACAATCATTCAGGTGAGAGTCTCTGACTGCAGCCCTGCCAATCAGGCAGCTCCTCCAGATTAGAATGAGCTCATCGCTGCAGCCGATTGGCTGAGCGGAGCTCGCATGTAAATCCTCTGGGAGTTCTTCCCTTCTCGGGACCCCTCCCACTTCAGCCTCTAGATGTCTGCAGCTCAGTCGGAGGATGTGTTTCTTTGTACGAGAGCTCTTTAATACAGCAGATAGGGCACACAGTCATTATGTGTGCTTTGGATTAATGCGTGTTCACGTCATGTTTGACTCTGCgaatatgtgtatgtgtggagGGCTGAGGTAATCTTCATGACATGATGTGATGGTTGGAAAGTGGACATTGTGTCAGCCAGACTCATAAAATATTCAGTGAAGTTCATTCACATAAATCCACAGAGGGGAGTCAATGGAGAACATATGTCATACGAACAAGAACAAAATAAACCGATGACGCCGTGCTAGATTTGTACTGGTAAATTGTTAATGAGCCCTTGAATAAAGCAAAAACTATGCTGGGAAATGTGCCATTTTATTCTTTACTGACTTgtaagtggaaaaaaaatgtttctaagggctaaacaataaaatttttCCACTAGCCCAGACTTTTTATTAGCCCTGCCCTATGGCAAGACCATTAAAAGTGGcaattgtatattaaatataataaaaattaaataaattctatgttattatgttatatatatatatatatatatacacatacatacatacataaaattgaattcatttttttcttttatagcagtcataattaaaataaaattacatgtatattaataaaattatatatatatataatatttaaatattaaacaaatattatttgtatatatatatatatatatatatatatacatatatatacacatacataaaattgaattcatttttttcttttatagctgtcataattaaaattgtatatgtatgtatattaataaaattatatagaattatatatatatataatgtatacattaaatgtaatgaatttattacatttacagcTGTCATAcatcaaataatattaaaatgaaataatataattatataatattaattaaataaatatataattttattaatatacaattaatatcattttattttagtgttatttgaTTTACAACagttataaattaaattcatgcatttcatttatagctatcataatttaaataataattaaatattaaaaataatattatatatatatatatatatatatatatatgtatatatactaaatatatttaatgtatgtacTTGTATACTTGTATatgtattgtacatttatatgtatatatacgtATACATAAAAACGTATTCCTATTCTCTCATATTTCAATCAGCAGAATTCTGTCACATCGGTACAAAATCTGTcaaattttgcaaaaaaacaacaacaaataataaacaaacaaaatatatgaaaCTAAAATTTAGGTCTTTTAAACACTGTAATTATTATGAAAtgtgcattataaatatatataatataaataactgaTTTAAACAGAAGAAATGCGTCAGCAGACTTCTGTCAAATGTGCAAAAATTCAGTCAAATTTGCAAAATGCTAAGTCATTTGTAAGTCATAAAAAACAGCAATCTATATGCAATATAACTTCATTACATGCTCAGAGCCTGAATTATTTAGCCAAATGTATGATAAGTGTTATAGTTATCTCCAATGGCCTGCTATCCAAAAGCACACTGTACCCCGACAACAGGCGACTAAAAAAGTACCTGTAGGCCTTGTACATTTTTAGAAACATGTCACTGAGCTATTGTAGCAAAACCTGTGTCTTTACACTGAGCTGGAGAGAGCTGGTGGCAAAAGTACGTACTGCACGGCAGCAAATAAAGAGCTGAGGCAGTGGAGCTGACAGAACATGGTCAGGGATTATTTCACACTTCTGGTCCCTGTGTACCACTAGTGGGATGCTGAGTAATTTGCAGCTTTACTGGAGCAGATGAGCCGACGGTAATAGGCTGTTGCGGGTCCGTGTGGACAGAGGTGACTGTGTTTCTATTGTTGGAACATCTAGAGGGTGTTAAAACACGTCTCCCAGCAAAAAATGGAAAGATATCACACAATTTGTAGCTGTGATTCcttgaaaatgtgttttctggGACAGGACCTCCAGTTTAATAATATGCCTTGTAGATCAAAAGCAGCATCCATTCATTATTTCTTCTCAACTTGCAAGGGATTTGATGACGTCTATCAATTGTGAGCTCAAAATAATATAGTGTTGAGGTCAAAATAACATAATCTGTATTCTAATATGAATTGCAGATATACCATTTTAGCAGActacacaacaacaataaagcCACTGATGGATCACAATGATGCATGACGGTGTTGACTTTTCAGATTTCTCCAATATCCGTAACACACATAGAGTTTTGAAAAAGGGCATTTCTCTGATGCAAATTAGATGagcaaacaatataaaaataaaacaaaatcaatacTACTAAATACCAGATCAGATAGCATGTAAACAGTACATTTTCCTAAAGTGACACTGTCCAACAGTTTAAATCAATTCAAACTTCATCAaagtaaaatgacttgaaaCAAAATTATCCAAAAAATGACTAATAATATCTGAACTaacaaaaaagcatgaaaataaaataaaataaaatagtaatataaaatgctttttgcTAATATAttgcatacatgcatatatgGTATcgttaatataataatgttttaagaTAAACATACTAtcaatagaaaatatatattatataaacaacataaatataataatattaaataactatatatatatatatatatatatatatatatatatagttataactgtaatatatttcattataattaaatgtatgcaaaaatattccaataaacattatttgttgATAGCATAAGTTTACATGTGCAGTATATAGTTAATATAACAGTTTTAAGATAAACATACTATCagcataaataatatatattatataaagaacataagatataaaaatattaagtaaaaagtaaaaaagtatattttgttataatgtatatttattataaagtaattttataattaaatgtatgcaaaaatatttaaaaaatgttaatagcaTAAGGTTGCATGTATAGTATATAGTTAtaatttagtgttttaaaaaaaagattaaataaaaactgtaaaaaattatattttgttataactgtagcataatgttttattataagtaaatgtatgcaaaatatttaaaaaatcatcatAAAAGGTCGCATGTGCATTATAGTTAATAGAATAGTGCTTTAAGATAAACACTATCAgtagaaataatatatatatttattatatatttatttaattaacaaatataaaaatattaaataaaaaatataaaaaatatatattttgttataactgtaatataattttattataattaaatttatgtaaaattatgtacaaatcattttttgctAACATAAGGTTGCACGTGCAGTATATGGTCAATATAATAGTGTTTTAAGATAAACATactatcaataaaaataatataaagaacaacaaatataaaaatattaaattaaagactttaaaaatgatattttgttttaactttaatataatattttattattattaaatgtatacaaaaatatttaaaaaattattatttgttgatAACATAAGGTCGCATTTGCAATATACAGTTAATATATTAGTGCTTTAAGATAAACATACTATCAgtagaaataatatatattaaagaacataaaatataaaaatattaattaaaaactacaaaaaagttACCTTTTGTTAtaactgtaatataatattgtattataattaaatgtgtttattaaatatttacaaacatttttgtaatataatattttattattattgaatgtatacaaaaatatttaaaaatcattatttgctGATAGCATAAGGTTGCATGTgcaatatatagtaaatataatgtattttatataaacatattatcAATAGAAATATATCATAtaaagaacataaaataaaaaaaatattaaataaaaacaaaaaaattataactaaatgtatgtgcattttaatgcatactAACGTTTCAGTCTCATGAAAATACATAGCCTTGAATATGAATGTGATTAACCAGATCACTGCTTGAAAAAAAGTTCTGCTTGAAACTCTCTCTTACAGAGTAATCCCTATAGCTTTTGTGAGTTATAAAACAGATCTAAATTGAATTTAGTTTTTCTCTAATTGAAATAGAACATCTATTCAAGT contains:
- the pde4d gene encoding cAMP-specific 3',5'-cyclic phosphodiesterase 4D isoform X3, which gives rise to MAQQAAVGHQDTLAVPPMPKHVGLNEDLVKILRENLLQQERPRGHRRSPSSISPRLSPRNSPRLLRRMLLNNNIHKQRRFTVAHTCFDVDNGTSSGRSPLDPMASPGSGLILQANFVHSQRRESFLYRSDSDYDLSPKSMSRNSSIASDIHGDDMIVTPFAQVLASLRTVRNNFAALTNVQQERPNNKRSPMCNPPPITKTSYTEEAYQKLATETLEELDWCLDQLETLQTRHSVSEMASNKFKRMLNRELTHLSEMSRSGNQVSEYISSTFLDKQHEVEMPSPQSQKEKEKKKRPMSQISGVKKLTHSSSLTNSNIPRFGVKTETEDELAKELEDVNKWGLNVFKVSEFSGNRPLTVMMYTVFQERDLLKTFKIPLDTFITYLMTLEDHYHADVAYHNNIHAADVTQSTHVLLSTPALEAVFTDLEILAAIFASAIHDVDHPGVSNQFLINTNSELALMYNDSSVLENHHLAVGFKLLQEENCDIFQNLTKKQRQSLRKMVIDIVLATDMSKHMNLLADLKTMVETKKVTSSGVLLLDNYSDRIQVLQNMVHCADLSNPTKPLQLYRQWTDRIMEEFFSQGDRERERGMEISPMCDKHNASVEKSQVGFIDYIVHPLWETWADLVHPDAQDILDTLEDNREWYQSTIPQSPSPALDTSSEGRRTAGQEKFQFELTLEEDGESDTEKDSGSPPDEEEEEEEENSCSDSKTLCTQDSECTEIPLDEQVGDAQEDEEDEEDDQEEERELSEPCVLEEEEEEEEEEEEDTANT
- the pde4d gene encoding cAMP-specific 3',5'-cyclic phosphodiesterase 4D isoform X5, whose protein sequence is MASESPGGSPLSLFLSTFIWNGRQLDINSLKGKKRKRWFKSRSFDVDNGTSSGRSPLDPMASPGSGLILQANFVHSQRRESFLYRSDSDYDLSPKSMSRNSSIASDIHGDDMIVTPFAQVLASLRTVRNNFAALTNVQQERPNNKRSPMCNPPPITKTSYTEEAYQKLATETLEELDWCLDQLETLQTRHSVSEMASNKFKRMLNRELTHLSEMSRSGNQVSEYISSTFLDKQHEVEMPSPQSQKEKEKKKRPMSQISGVKKLTHSSSLTNSNIPRFGVKTETEDELAKELEDVNKWGLNVFKVSEFSGNRPLTVMMYTVFQERDLLKTFKIPLDTFITYLMTLEDHYHADVAYHNNIHAADVTQSTHVLLSTPALEAVFTDLEILAAIFASAIHDVDHPGVSNQFLINTNSELALMYNDSSVLENHHLAVGFKLLQEENCDIFQNLTKKQRQSLRKMVIDIVLATDMSKHMNLLADLKTMVETKKVTSSGVLLLDNYSDRIQVLQNMVHCADLSNPTKPLQLYRQWTDRIMEEFFSQGDRERERGMEISPMCDKHNASVEKSQVGFIDYIVHPLWETWADLVHPDAQDILDTLEDNREWYQSTIPQSPSPALDTSSEGRRTAGQEKFQFELTLEEDGESDTEKDSGSPPDEEEEEEEENSCSDSKTLCTQDSECTEIPLDEQVGDAQEDEEDEEDDQEEERELSEPCVLEEEEEEEEEEEEDTANT
- the pde4d gene encoding cAMP-specific 3',5'-cyclic phosphodiesterase 4D isoform X7; this encodes MASPGSGLILQANFVHSQRRESFLYRSDSDYDLSPKSMSRNSSIASDIHGDDMIVTPFAQVLASLRTVRNNFAALTNVQQERPNNKRSPMCNPPPITKTSYTEEAYQKLATETLEELDWCLDQLETLQTRHSVSEMASNKFKRMLNRELTHLSEMSRSGNQVSEYISSTFLDKQHEVEMPSPQSQKEKEKKKRPMSQISGVKKLTHSSSLTNSNIPRFGVKTETEDELAKELEDVNKWGLNVFKVSEFSGNRPLTVMMYTVFQERDLLKTFKIPLDTFITYLMTLEDHYHADVAYHNNIHAADVTQSTHVLLSTPALEAVFTDLEILAAIFASAIHDVDHPGVSNQFLINTNSELALMYNDSSVLENHHLAVGFKLLQEENCDIFQNLTKKQRQSLRKMVIDIVLATDMSKHMNLLADLKTMVETKKVTSSGVLLLDNYSDRIQVLQNMVHCADLSNPTKPLQLYRQWTDRIMEEFFSQGDRERERGMEISPMCDKHNASVEKSQVGFIDYIVHPLWETWADLVHPDAQDILDTLEDNREWYQSTIPQSPSPALDTSSEGRRTAGQEKFQFELTLEEDGESDTEKDSGSPPDEEEEEEEENSCSDSKTLCTQDSECTEIPLDEQVGDAQEDEEDEEDDQEEERELSEPCVLEEEEEEEEEEEEDTANT
- the pde4d gene encoding cAMP-specific 3',5'-cyclic phosphodiesterase 4D isoform X4; the encoded protein is MRRTHEELVEKLLKVRHSMKSGRNHRVREERMMRLSSLPLRRHSWICFDVDNGTSSGRSPLDPMASPGSGLILQANFVHSQRRESFLYRSDSDYDLSPKSMSRNSSIASDIHGDDMIVTPFAQVLASLRTVRNNFAALTNVQQERPNNKRSPMCNPPPITKTSYTEEAYQKLATETLEELDWCLDQLETLQTRHSVSEMASNKFKRMLNRELTHLSEMSRSGNQVSEYISSTFLDKQHEVEMPSPQSQKEKEKKKRPMSQISGVKKLTHSSSLTNSNIPRFGVKTETEDELAKELEDVNKWGLNVFKVSEFSGNRPLTVMMYTVFQERDLLKTFKIPLDTFITYLMTLEDHYHADVAYHNNIHAADVTQSTHVLLSTPALEAVFTDLEILAAIFASAIHDVDHPGVSNQFLINTNSELALMYNDSSVLENHHLAVGFKLLQEENCDIFQNLTKKQRQSLRKMVIDIVLATDMSKHMNLLADLKTMVETKKVTSSGVLLLDNYSDRIQVLQNMVHCADLSNPTKPLQLYRQWTDRIMEEFFSQGDRERERGMEISPMCDKHNASVEKSQVGFIDYIVHPLWETWADLVHPDAQDILDTLEDNREWYQSTIPQSPSPALDTSSEGRRTAGQEKFQFELTLEEDGESDTEKDSGSPPDEEEEEEEENSCSDSKTLCTQDSECTEIPLDEQVGDAQEDEEDEEDDQEEERELSEPCVLEEEEEEEEEEEEDTANT